In one Chionomys nivalis chromosome 13, mChiNiv1.1, whole genome shotgun sequence genomic region, the following are encoded:
- the Phf2 gene encoding lysine-specific demethylase PHF2, protein MATVPVYCVCRLPYDVTRFMIECDACKDWFHGSCVGVEEEEAPDIDIYHCPNCEKTHGKSTLKKKRTWHKHGPGQMPDMKPVQNGSQLFIKELRSRTFPSAEDVVSRVPGSQLTVSYMEEHGFTEPILVPKKDGLGLSVPAPTFYVSDVENYVGPERSVDVTDVTKQKDCKMKLKEFVDYYYSTNRKRVLNVTNLEFSDTRMSSFVEPPDIVKKLSWVENYWPDDALLAKPKVTKYCLICVKDSYTDFHIDSGGASAWYHVLKGEKIFYLIRPASANISLYERWRSASNHSEMFFADQVDKCYKCTVKQGQTLFIPSGWIYATLTPVDCLAFAGHFLHSLSVEMQMRAYEVERRLKLGSLTQFPNFETACWYMGKHLLEAFKGSHKSGKQLPPHLVQGAKILNGAFRSWTKKQALAEHEDELPEHFRPSQLIKDLAKEIRLSENASKTVRPEVNAVASSDEVCDGDREKEEPPSPIEATPPRSLLEKVSKKKTPKTVKMPKPSKIPKPSKPPKPPKTLKLKDGSKKKGKKCKESASPTIPNLDLLEAHTKEALTKMEPPKKGKTPKSVLSVPNKDTVHTQNDVERLEIREQTKSKSEAKWKYKNSKPDSLLKMEEEQRLEKSPLTGNKDKFSFSFSNRKLLGSKALRPPSSPGVFGTLQSFKEDKAKPVRDEYEYVSDDGELKIDEFPIRRKKNAPKRDLSFLLDKKEALLMPTTKPKLDSAVYKSDDSSDEGSLHIDTDTKPGRNAKVKKESGSSAAGILDLLQASEEVGALEYNPNSQPPASPSTQEAIQGMLSMANLQASDSCLQTTWGTGQAKGGSLAAHGARKNGGGSKGTSKRLLKRTAKNSVDLEDYEEQDHLDACFKDSDYVYPSLESDEDNPVFKSRSKKRKGSDDAPYSPTARVGPSVPRQDRPVREGTRVASIETGLAAAAAKLSQQEEQKNRKKKNSKRKPTPNTASPSISTSASASTGTTSASTTPASTTPASTTPASTTPASTSTASSQASQEGSSPEPLPESHSSSLADHEYTAAGTFAGAQAGRASQPMAPGVFLTQRRPSASSPNNSAAKGKRTKKGMATAKQRLGKILKIHRNGKLLL, encoded by the exons TCAAGAAAAAGCGGACCTGGCACAAACATGGCCCTGGGCAGATGCCAGACATGAAGCCAGTGCAGAATGGCAGCCAGCTCTTCATCAAGGAGCTGCGGAGTCGAACGTTCCCCAG TGCTGAAGATGTGGTGTCCCGTGTACCAGGCAGCCAGCTCACCGTGAGCTACATGGAGGAGCATGGCTTCACCGAGCCCATTCTTGTCCCCAAGAAAGATGGACTGGGCCTATCTGTTCCTGCGCCGACATTCTATGTGAGTGACGTGGAGAACTATGTGG ggccagagagaagCGTGGATGTGACAGACGTCACAAAGCAGAAAGACTGCAAAATGAAGTTGAAAGAATTTGTGGACTATTACTATAGCACCAACCGCAAGCGTGTCCTCAATGTGACCAACCTCGAATTCTCAGACACCAG AATGTCCAGCTTTGTGGAGCCACCTGACATTGTGAAAAAACTATCGTGGGTGGAAAACTACTGGCCTGATGACGCCTTGCTGGCCAAGCCCAAGGTGACCAAGTATTGCCTGATCTGTGTGAAGGACAGCTACACCGACTTCCACATAGACTCTGGGGGTGCCTCGGCCTGGTACCATGTCCTCAAG GGGGAGAAGATCTTCTATCTGATCCGGccagcttcagccaacatctcCCTGTATGAGCGCTGGCGGTCAGCTTCCAACCACAGTGAGATGTTCTTTGCTGACCAGGTGGACAAGTGCTATAAATGCACTGTCAAACAGGGACAGACCCTCTTCATCCCCTCAG GCTGGATATATGCCACACTCACGCCCGTGGACTGCCTGGCCTTCGCTGGACATTTCCTCCACAGCCTCAGTGTGGAGATGCAGATGAG GGCGTATGAAGTGGAAAGAAGGTTAAAACTAGGCAGCCTGACTCAGTTTCCCAACTTTGAAACTGCCTGCTGGTACATGGGGAAGCACCTATTGGAAGCATTCAAAG GTTCTCACAAGTCTGGGAAACAGCTGCCCCCACATTTAGTCCAAGGAGCTAAAATTCTCAATGGTGCTTTTAGGTCATGGACGAAGAAGCAG GCTTTGGCAGAGCACGAGGACGAGCTCCCCGAGCACTTCCGGCCCTCGCAGCTCATCAAGGACCTGGCCAAAGAGATCAGGCTCAGCGAG AACGCCTCCAAAACTGTCCGACCTGAAGTAAATGCTGTCGCCTCCTCAGATGAGGTCTGTGATGGGGACCGGGAGAAGGAGGAACCGCCATCTCCTATTGAGGCTACCCCACCTCGATCCCTTCTGGAGAAAGTGTCCAAAAAAAAGACACCCAAGACTGTGAAGATGCCCAAGCCATCCAAAATCCCCAAGCCCTCCAAGCCCCCCAAGCCCCCCAAAACCCTGAAGCTCAAGGATGGAagcaagaagaaagggaagaagtgcAAGGAGTCAGCCTCACCCACCATCCCCAACCTGGACCTGCTTGAGGCCCACACAAAGGAGGCGCTGACCAAGATGGAGCCACCCAAGAAAGGAAAG ACCCCAAAGAGTGTCCTGAGTGTTCCCAATAAGGACACAGTCCACACACAGAATGACGTGGAAAGGCTGGAAATCCGAGAGCAAACGAAGAGCAAATCAGAGGCCAAGTGGAAGTACAAG AACAGCAAACCTGACTCTTTACTgaaaatggaggaggagcagaggttGGAGAAGTCACCCCTGACTGGGAACAAGGACaagttctccttttctttctccaacaGAAAACTTCTGGG CTCCAAGGCCCTCAGGCCTCCAAGCAGCCCTGGTGTGTTCGGGACCTTGCAGAGCTTCAAAGAGGACAAGGCCAAGCCCGTGCGCGATGAGTATGAGTATGTTTCCGATGATGGGGAGCTGAAGATAGACGAGTTTCCCATCAGGAGGAAGAAGAACGCCCCCAAAAGGGACTTGTCCT TCTTGTTGGACAAGAAGGAGGCGCTCCTCATGCCCACCACGAAACCGAAGCTGGACTCTGCAGTATACAAG AGTGACGACTCCTCTGATGAGGGCTCTCTGCACATTGACACGGACACCAAGCCAGGCCGCAATGCCAAAGTCAAGAAGGAGAGTGGGAGCTCAGCCGCAGGCATCCTGGACCTGCTGCAGGCCAGCGAGGAGGTCGGGGCACTCGAGTACAACCCCAACAG CCagccccctgcctcccccagcacacaggaagccatTCAGGGAATGCTGTCTATGGCCAACCTGCAGGCTTCTGACTCCTGCCTGCAGACCACATGGGGCACTGGCCAGGCCAAGGGTGGTTCACTGGCAGCCCATGGTGCCCGGAAGAATGGTGGTGGCAGCAAAGGAACAAGCAAGCGCCTGCTGAAGAGGACTGCCAAGAACAGTGTGGATCTGGAGGACTACGAGGAGCAGGACCACCTGGATGCCTGCTTCAAGGACTCAGACTATG TTTACCCATCACTGGAGTCTGACGAAGATAATCCTGTCTTCAAGTCCCGGTcaaagaagaggaaaggttcagacGATGCCCCCTACAGCCCCACAG CCAGGGTCGGCCCATCAGTGCCAAGACAGGACAGGCCTGTGCGTGAGGGGACCAGAGTGGCCTCCATCGAGACTGGACTAGCAGCTGCTGCAGCCAAGCTGTCCCAGCAG GAGGAGcagaaaaacaggaagaagaagaacagCAAAAGGAAGCCGACTCCTAACACtgcctccccctccatctccacctccgCCTCCGCCTCCACGGGTACCACCTCGGCCTCCACCACCCCAGCCTCCACCACCCCGGCCTCCACCACCCCAGCCTCCACCACCCCGGCCTCCACCAGCACAGCCAGCAGCCAGGCCTCACAGGAGGGCAGCTCACCTGAGCCCCTACCTGAATCACACAGCAGTAGCCTGGCTGATCACGAATATACAGCAGCCGGCACGTTCGCAGGGGCCCAGGCTGGCCGTGCCTCCCAGCCCATGGCCCCTGGAGTCTTTCTCACACAGAGGCGGCCTTCTGCATCATCCCCCAACAACTCTGCTGCCAAAG GAAAACGTACAAAAAAGGGCATGGCCACCGCCAAGCAAAGGCTTGGAAAGATCTTGAAGATCCATCGGAATGGGAAACTACTCCTCTAA